From one Desulfobaculum bizertense DSM 18034 genomic stretch:
- a CDS encoding STAS domain-containing protein produces MEDCMSSREGPAVLFSFRKELTLECIPELREKIQKTLEEGRYTFVILDLSEVAFIDSSGIGFLVAFASELEAKDRSLYLYRPRPQVLKTLELVQLSSFFKILRTDEERAALLL; encoded by the coding sequence ATGGAAGATTGTATGAGTTCACGAGAGGGACCTGCCGTACTGTTTTCGTTCCGAAAGGAGCTGACTCTGGAGTGCATTCCCGAGCTTCGGGAAAAAATTCAAAAAACACTGGAAGAAGGGCGCTACACTTTTGTGATTTTGGATTTGTCGGAAGTGGCGTTTATTGATAGCTCTGGAATCGGCTTTCTCGTTGCTTTTGCATCAGAACTTGAGGCAAAGGACCGTTCCCTCTACCTTTATCGTCCTCGACCTCAGGTGCTGAAAACTCTCGAACTGGTCCAGTTGTCGTCATTTTTTAAGATTCTTCGAACAGATGAGGAACGGGCTGCATTATTGTTGTAG
- a CDS encoding ATP-binding SpoIIE family protein phosphatase: MSHGALGREKADAIRILVVDDDAVLRQMLCEMLADFSYVVESAADGREAVNCYLRFQPHLLLLDLNMPDMDGIDVIHALREVYGDEEVSITVLTSSRDPEGKLRAFGAGCNDFLYKPVDRSELLARVAVGVRQLRLLQRLRSARDAVEKEIHLVASLQQRLLPSFQGRLFLCPSFPDEGCLTAQVSSVYAPSGRASGDYFDCVRLSDGVLRMIVADVSGHGARAAFLMAIVRTLFHVSCERQLSLSETFSLLNSQLCEIIGREEDFVTALAADCDLRCGAVRMVNAGHCPALLVGERQQDFLCPCARMLGFFPEERFPERHYVLRPGAGILFYTDGFYDFSLSADEYFDAEAFWEYAIEMMDRGLSQQDSELTAFRENFPTRLLRNIQEMRGEAPRDDATALFVCALPAAPELSREGFLCAENLAAFVQPLLRAVDDCLRDGRAVESFRLALHEACANVLAHAYGGKPGFVRLTLSLETGARLLCTVEDCGTGFEVPPQPWTLPPAEQGSGRGLFMMQQLMDSVEIVSSAEGSTVRLEMKPGGSAWKIV; encoded by the coding sequence ATGTCTCACGGCGCGTTAGGCAGAGAAAAAGCAGATGCCATACGAATCCTTGTGGTGGACGATGACGCAGTGCTCCGCCAGATGCTGTGCGAAATGCTGGCGGATTTTTCGTATGTGGTCGAGTCTGCCGCGGATGGCCGGGAGGCGGTGAATTGCTATTTGCGCTTTCAGCCTCACCTGCTCCTGCTGGATCTGAACATGCCCGACATGGATGGGATCGACGTTATCCATGCCCTGCGTGAGGTCTACGGTGACGAAGAGGTGAGTATTACGGTGCTGACGTCGTCGCGCGATCCCGAAGGAAAGCTTCGTGCCTTTGGCGCGGGCTGCAATGATTTTTTATATAAGCCTGTGGACCGTTCCGAGCTTTTGGCGCGGGTTGCGGTTGGGGTTCGCCAGCTCCGCCTGCTCCAGCGCCTGCGATCTGCCCGTGATGCTGTGGAGAAAGAAATACACCTTGTGGCCTCGCTCCAGCAGCGGCTTTTGCCCAGCTTTCAGGGACGGCTCTTTCTGTGCCCTTCTTTTCCTGACGAGGGATGTCTGACTGCGCAGGTGAGTAGCGTCTACGCCCCCTCTGGCCGGGCGAGTGGAGACTATTTTGACTGCGTGCGGCTTTCGGATGGTGTGCTGCGGATGATTGTTGCAGACGTCTCTGGGCACGGTGCGCGCGCGGCGTTTTTGATGGCCATAGTCCGGACGCTTTTTCATGTCTCCTGCGAACGGCAGCTTTCTCTTTCCGAGACCTTTTCTCTCCTCAATTCCCAGCTCTGCGAAATTATTGGTCGCGAAGAAGATTTTGTCACGGCTCTGGCCGCAGACTGTGACTTGCGCTGTGGCGCAGTCCGCATGGTGAATGCAGGCCACTGCCCCGCACTTTTGGTGGGGGAGCGGCAGCAGGATTTTTTGTGTCCCTGCGCACGGATGCTGGGATTTTTCCCGGAGGAACGATTTCCTGAGCGGCATTATGTCCTGCGTCCCGGAGCGGGAATACTCTTTTATACAGATGGTTTTTATGATTTTTCTCTTTCGGCCGATGAGTATTTTGATGCCGAAGCTTTTTGGGAATATGCCATTGAGATGATGGACAGGGGGCTGTCGCAGCAGGACTCTGAGCTGACAGCATTTCGGGAAAATTTCCCAACGCGTCTTTTGAGAAATATTCAGGAAATGCGTGGAGAAGCGCCGCGCGACGATGCGACTGCGCTCTTTGTCTGTGCTCTCCCTGCTGCTCCGGAGCTTTCTCGCGAGGGCTTTTTGTGCGCAGAAAATCTTGCTGCGTTTGTACAGCCGCTATTGCGGGCCGTGGACGACTGTCTGCGGGACGGGCGAGCCGTGGAATCCTTTCGGCTGGCCCTGCATGAAGCCTGCGCTAATGTGCTGGCTCACGCCTATGGTGGAAAGCCGGGCTTTGTGCGCCTGACCCTGTCTCTGGAAACTGGAGCACGGCTTTTGTGTACTGTGGAAGACTGCGGCACAGGTTTTGAGGTGCCGCCTCAGCCGTGGACTTTGCCCCCAGCAGAGCAGGGTTCTGGACGAGGGCTGTTCATGATGCAGCAGCTTATGGATTCGGTTGAGATTGTTTCGTCAGCAGAGGGAAGCACTGTTCGTTTGGAGATGAAACCTGGAGGATCAGCATGGAAGATTGTATGA
- a CDS encoding GNAT family N-acetyltransferase: MEFFAYQQSDIPEIQALFHQTFADSEGEAEGKIIGELAAELLTRTPQEDLYCFVAKNENNKELAGCIIFSRMQFEQPVTAFILSPVAVLTPYQGQGIGQKLIRFGLDKLRQDGVELAFTYGDPSFYYQVGFEQIPETHIKAPQPLSYPIGWLAQSLTEAAVPHIPGKSSCVPALNNAEYW; the protein is encoded by the coding sequence ATGGAATTTTTCGCATATCAGCAAAGCGACATCCCAGAAATTCAGGCTCTCTTTCACCAAACCTTTGCCGACTCCGAAGGAGAAGCAGAAGGCAAAATCATTGGTGAACTGGCCGCAGAACTCCTCACACGCACGCCCCAAGAGGACCTGTACTGCTTTGTGGCCAAAAATGAGAACAACAAAGAACTGGCTGGCTGCATCATCTTCTCCCGAATGCAGTTTGAGCAGCCCGTCACAGCATTCATTCTCTCACCTGTTGCCGTGCTCACGCCATATCAGGGACAGGGCATAGGACAAAAGCTCATCCGCTTTGGCCTGGATAAACTCAGGCAGGACGGCGTAGAGCTGGCGTTCACTTACGGCGACCCGAGCTTTTATTATCAGGTTGGATTCGAACAAATCCCAGAAACACACATCAAGGCTCCCCAGCCTCTGAGCTACCCCATTGGCTGGCTTGCCCAGTCCCTGACCGAGGCAGCCGTGCCCCATATCCCGGGAAAAAGCTCCTGCGTTCCAGCACTCAACAACGCAGAATACTGGTAA
- the dtd gene encoding D-aminoacyl-tRNA deacylase produces MRLHLQRVSRAQVDVDGTCIGKIQQGLLVLAGFGAEDSQDLPKSKVWASMLNKVLDLRIFPDENDKMNLSLRDFGGELLVVSQFTLYADCRKGRRPSFNKSAPGAEAKVLYEQLLQDFEQRLPGQVQHGEFGAMMDVSLCNWGPVTLLLDSADLF; encoded by the coding sequence ATGCGGCTTCATCTCCAGCGTGTTTCTCGTGCGCAGGTTGATGTTGATGGAACCTGCATAGGGAAAATTCAGCAGGGTCTGCTTGTCTTGGCTGGTTTTGGTGCGGAGGACAGTCAGGACTTGCCCAAAAGCAAAGTCTGGGCCTCCATGCTGAACAAGGTGCTGGATCTGCGCATTTTCCCTGATGAAAATGACAAGATGAATCTTTCACTTCGGGATTTTGGCGGAGAGCTTTTGGTGGTCTCGCAGTTTACTCTGTATGCAGACTGCCGAAAGGGACGTCGACCGTCCTTTAACAAATCCGCACCCGGCGCAGAGGCTAAAGTCCTGTATGAGCAGCTCTTGCAGGATTTTGAGCAGCGCTTGCCCGGTCAGGTCCAGCATGGTGAATTTGGGGCCATGATGGATGTGTCCCTGTGTAACTGGGGACCTGTGACTCTTCTTTTGGACAGTGCTGATTTGTTCTGA
- the queD gene encoding 6-carboxytetrahydropterin synthase QueD: MSEKKGKWRLTVRKDFAAAHQLRHYEGKCERMHGHNFMVEAQVEGDTLSQDTELLVDFKVLKNMLKEILGDMDHCHLNEHPAFAVHNPSSENIARHIYKGLEARLAGSGVDVKSVSVSEKPAQTATYFEE, translated from the coding sequence ATGAGCGAAAAAAAAGGCAAGTGGCGTCTGACTGTACGCAAAGATTTTGCTGCGGCCCATCAGCTGCGGCATTATGAAGGCAAATGCGAGCGGATGCATGGCCACAACTTTATGGTGGAAGCTCAGGTCGAGGGTGACACGCTGAGTCAGGACACGGAGCTGCTGGTGGACTTTAAGGTCCTGAAGAACATGCTCAAGGAAATCCTTGGAGACATGGACCACTGCCACCTGAATGAGCATCCGGCCTTTGCCGTCCACAACCCCTCATCTGAAAATATTGCCCGTCATATCTACAAGGGACTGGAAGCACGCCTTGCTGGTTCTGGTGTGGATGTGAAATCTGTGAGCGTGAGCGAAAAGCCCGCCCAGACTGCAACCTATTTTGAGGAGTAG
- the dnaE gene encoding DNA polymerase III subunit alpha: MSDFVHLHCHTEYSLLDGAIRLPDLCDKAIEYKMPAVAVTDHGNMFAAAKFFVEAKSKGIKPIIGSEVYVSKGPHTNFEGADARKRYHLVLLAQNLVGYHNLAKIVTEGYLRGFYYKPRVSHDVLRKYNEGIIALSACIQGEVVQHVLHEGMDKAIETAQLYESIFPNRFYIEVQANGLEVQNEANAKLKELAAHTNLPLVATNDCHYLTAADHEAHELLLCVQTNTTIDDPKRFKIETDELYFRPPSEMKAEFADCPEAIENTVRIAEQCNVEIRMGKYFFPVYDVPEGKSLDDVMCDMARDGLRERLAHIPYEVDEKVYWERLEMELDVITTMGFPGYFLIVQDFINWAKRNHIPVGPGRGSAAGSLVAYSLRITNLDPLPYNLLFERFLNIERVSMPDIDVDFCERRRTEVIKYVGTKYGKDSVAQITTFGTMKAKAVIRDVGRAMGMSFPEVNEIAKLIPEDLKMTIDKALKMEPEIREKMDSDSRVKKLIDISRRLEGLHRHASTHAAGVVISPGDMWNFLPLYKGKKGETVAMYDMKYVEKVGLVKFDFLGLRTMTVIQDAVDIIAERGKDAPDLDTLSLDDPATYDLYARGDTDGIFQVESDGMRKYLRMLSPNCFEDLIAMLALYRPGPLSSGMVEEFIKRKHGEVPVVYPLPELEPVLKDTYGVIVYQEQVMKIAQVVAGYTLGGADLLRRAMGKKIAEAMAEQRHTFYDGAKKRGVPQEKAKEIFDLMEMFAAYGFNKSHSAAYALISYHTAYLKAHHPTEFMAAMITSEVNNTDKVLKYISACRDLDIEMLTPDVNSSMRHFTVPADGQIRYGLAGVKNVGDEAIREIVDARTEGGKFKSMLDMCERVNLRKVTKRVLENLIKAGALDCFDVPRAALLDALERVVAIAQKKAKDKNSGQMSLMAMSGMEMPSFPGTGLNTDGPTVEEWEDDEKLQFEKEALGFYLSSHPLLSFRHELARMKLPTLLQVADYGGGAEVRVACMVTGRKEHITQKGGKMAFCDIEDLTGVGEAVMFPETYAKSREILEQDQPLLLIGKVSDRDGGPNDDEGAPKKAKLIADEIKILGGALAGNEEPVLLIKGEDDLTEGGRRRLKDVLARHTGGVRVQLLLRMDEVECKMQLGPKYSVSPTKEFWKDIESL; this comes from the coding sequence ATGTCTGATTTTGTCCATCTGCACTGCCATACGGAGTACAGTCTCCTTGACGGCGCCATTCGGCTGCCCGACCTGTGTGACAAGGCAATAGAATATAAGATGCCAGCTGTTGCCGTGACCGATCATGGCAACATGTTTGCTGCGGCCAAGTTTTTTGTGGAAGCCAAATCCAAGGGCATCAAGCCCATCATTGGCTCAGAAGTCTATGTGTCCAAGGGACCGCATACGAATTTCGAGGGGGCTGACGCCAGAAAGCGCTATCACCTCGTCCTTCTTGCCCAGAACCTCGTGGGCTATCATAACTTGGCCAAAATCGTGACCGAGGGCTATTTGCGTGGCTTCTATTACAAGCCCCGTGTCAGTCACGATGTTTTGCGCAAATATAATGAGGGTATCATTGCCCTGTCGGCCTGTATTCAGGGTGAAGTCGTGCAGCATGTTCTGCATGAGGGCATGGACAAGGCCATTGAAACCGCTCAGCTGTATGAATCGATTTTCCCAAATCGTTTTTATATTGAAGTGCAGGCCAACGGCCTTGAGGTGCAGAATGAGGCGAATGCCAAGCTCAAGGAGCTGGCTGCTCACACCAATTTGCCGCTGGTCGCAACCAACGACTGCCACTATCTGACCGCTGCGGACCATGAAGCCCATGAGCTGTTGCTTTGCGTGCAGACCAACACCACCATTGATGACCCCAAGCGCTTCAAGATTGAGACGGATGAGCTGTATTTCCGGCCCCCGTCAGAAATGAAAGCAGAGTTCGCTGACTGCCCGGAAGCTATTGAAAATACGGTGCGCATTGCTGAGCAGTGCAATGTCGAAATCCGTATGGGCAAGTATTTCTTCCCGGTCTATGACGTGCCAGAGGGCAAAAGCCTTGATGACGTCATGTGCGACATGGCGCGTGATGGCCTGCGCGAGCGTCTCGCTCACATCCCTTATGAGGTTGATGAAAAGGTGTACTGGGAACGCCTTGAGATGGAGCTTGATGTCATCACGACAATGGGCTTCCCCGGTTACTTCCTGATCGTGCAGGACTTTATTAACTGGGCAAAGCGTAACCATATCCCGGTTGGTCCCGGCCGTGGTTCTGCGGCTGGTTCACTTGTTGCCTACTCCCTGCGTATCACCAACCTTGATCCGCTCCCGTATAACTTGCTGTTCGAACGTTTTCTGAACATCGAACGTGTTTCCATGCCTGATATCGACGTCGACTTCTGCGAACGTCGGCGAACCGAAGTTATCAAGTATGTGGGCACCAAGTACGGCAAGGACTCTGTGGCCCAGATTACGACCTTTGGCACCATGAAGGCCAAGGCTGTTATCCGTGACGTTGGCCGCGCTATGGGCATGTCGTTCCCGGAAGTGAACGAAATCGCCAAGCTGATTCCTGAAGACCTCAAGATGACCATCGACAAGGCTCTGAAAATGGAGCCTGAGATTCGTGAAAAGATGGATTCAGACAGCAGGGTCAAGAAGCTTATTGATATTTCCCGCAGGCTCGAAGGCCTGCACCGCCACGCCTCCACACATGCTGCCGGTGTTGTTATCTCACCCGGTGACATGTGGAACTTCCTTCCGCTCTACAAAGGAAAGAAGGGCGAAACAGTGGCCATGTACGACATGAAATATGTCGAAAAAGTCGGGCTGGTTAAGTTTGACTTTCTTGGCCTGAGAACCATGACCGTGATTCAGGACGCGGTGGACATCATTGCTGAGCGAGGCAAGGATGCGCCCGATCTGGACACCCTGTCCCTTGATGATCCCGCGACCTATGATTTGTATGCCCGTGGCGACACTGACGGCATTTTTCAGGTTGAGTCTGATGGTATGCGCAAATACCTGCGAATGCTCAGCCCCAACTGCTTTGAAGACCTTATCGCTATGCTCGCCCTGTACCGACCCGGTCCGCTGAGTTCGGGCATGGTCGAAGAGTTCATTAAGCGTAAGCATGGCGAAGTGCCTGTCGTATATCCGCTGCCAGAACTGGAGCCTGTGCTCAAGGACACCTACGGCGTCATTGTGTATCAGGAACAGGTTATGAAGATTGCTCAGGTGGTCGCAGGCTACACCCTTGGTGGCGCTGACCTGCTCCGTCGTGCAATGGGCAAGAAAATCGCGGAAGCAATGGCAGAGCAGCGCCACACGTTCTATGATGGTGCCAAAAAGCGCGGCGTTCCTCAGGAAAAGGCCAAAGAAATCTTTGACTTGATGGAAATGTTTGCGGCTTACGGCTTCAACAAGTCGCACTCCGCAGCGTATGCCCTCATTTCCTATCATACGGCGTACCTCAAGGCGCATCATCCCACAGAATTCATGGCCGCCATGATTACCTCGGAAGTGAACAACACCGACAAGGTGTTGAAATACATTTCCGCGTGCCGTGATCTGGACATTGAGATGCTGACTCCGGACGTGAACAGCTCCATGCGGCACTTCACCGTGCCTGCGGACGGCCAGATTCGCTACGGCCTTGCTGGTGTCAAAAACGTTGGTGACGAAGCTATTCGTGAAATCGTTGATGCCAGAACGGAAGGTGGGAAATTCAAGAGCATGCTCGACATGTGCGAACGGGTAAACCTGCGAAAGGTGACCAAGCGTGTTCTTGAGAATCTTATCAAGGCCGGAGCACTGGACTGCTTTGATGTTCCCCGCGCTGCGCTTTTGGATGCCTTGGAACGTGTTGTTGCCATTGCCCAGAAAAAGGCCAAAGACAAAAATTCTGGCCAGATGTCACTCATGGCGATGTCCGGCATGGAGATGCCTTCCTTCCCCGGAACAGGGCTGAATACCGATGGCCCCACGGTTGAAGAATGGGAAGATGATGAAAAGCTTCAGTTTGAAAAAGAGGCCCTAGGCTTCTATCTTTCCAGCCATCCGCTTCTATCTTTCCGGCACGAGCTGGCCCGCATGAAACTTCCGACTCTTTTGCAGGTTGCTGACTATGGCGGCGGCGCAGAGGTTCGGGTTGCCTGCATGGTGACAGGTCGCAAGGAACACATCACCCAGAAGGGCGGGAAGATGGCATTCTGCGACATCGAAGACCTCACAGGCGTTGGCGAAGCCGTCATGTTCCCGGAAACCTACGCGAAAAGCCGTGAGATTCTGGAACAGGATCAGCCCCTTTTGCTTATCGGTAAGGTGAGTGACCGTGACGGTGGGCCAAACGATGATGAAGGTGCTCCGAAAAAAGCCAAGCTCATTGCAGATGAGATTAAGATTCTTGGCGGTGCGCTGGCCGGAAACGAAGAACCTGTCCTGCTCATCAAGGGGGAAGACGATCTGACCGAAGGTGGACGGCGTCGACTCAAGGATGTATTGGCTCGCCATACCGGCGGGGTTCGCGTGCAGCTTTTGCTGCGAATGGACGAGGTCGAATGCAAGATGCAGCTTGGACCAAAGTACAGCGTTTCCCCGACAAAAGAATTTTGGAAAGACATTGAATCCCTGTAG
- a CDS encoding 4Fe-4S dicluster domain-containing protein gives MNDENSRRNAPSQLTRRQFLSHSAGGLTASLLLLKQTGSLAFAMHPGGEDAQLPPAKYELRFDEKLCAGCAYCEIACAQYHAGHADITACRNRFVLKPVLTFTGLSALSANAPGHPQALSTAHFAEFSENEFCHQCASPECLDACPENAITVSPQTGARLVNQSLCVGCGECVDACPYGMIHLDENTETAVKCDLCGGDPQCAAWCPTGAISYHKL, from the coding sequence ATGAACGATGAGAACTCTCGGAGGAACGCCCCGTCACAACTGACCAGACGTCAGTTCCTTTCTCATTCAGCAGGGGGTCTCACGGCAAGCCTTCTGCTCCTCAAACAAACGGGTTCACTCGCCTTTGCCATGCATCCCGGCGGCGAAGACGCCCAACTCCCTCCAGCAAAATATGAACTTCGTTTTGACGAGAAGCTCTGTGCGGGATGCGCCTACTGCGAAATCGCCTGTGCCCAGTACCACGCAGGACATGCAGACATCACCGCCTGTCGCAACCGTTTTGTTCTCAAACCTGTACTCACCTTTACGGGACTCAGTGCCCTCTCTGCCAATGCTCCAGGGCACCCGCAGGCTCTTTCCACCGCACATTTTGCGGAATTTTCAGAAAACGAATTCTGCCATCAGTGTGCCTCCCCGGAATGCCTTGATGCCTGCCCCGAAAACGCCATCACAGTTTCACCACAAACAGGGGCACGCCTTGTTAACCAAAGTCTGTGTGTCGGCTGTGGTGAATGCGTCGACGCCTGCCCGTATGGCATGATTCACCTCGACGAAAACACAGAAACAGCCGTCAAATGCGATCTTTGCGGCGGAGATCCTCAGTGCGCAGCATGGTGCCCCACTGGTGCAATCAGCTATCACAAACTGTAA
- a CDS encoding aldehyde ferredoxin oxidoreductase family protein, producing MKDTVYGNMGTILRVDLSTGKIIREDSTPYLKDWIGGRCLAHYLLFNELDVARVGPLSPENRIYIGTGPLAGTTFPSSGRTHACFIAPLNYSGWGDSNCGGHFGPALKRCGFDMLVLSGKAPKPVYLHIKNDDIKLVPAEDLWGKGTIDTQAELIARHGERCKLLCIGQAGEHQVLFANVRTEMTNSMGRCGLGAVFGSKNLKAVAAQGTKPIRLFKPKEYYAVTKQLRDDLLDPKFGKVHSATYKVMSNWGTPGITNLIGTTGMVPIRNWQQCGIDPKFSRLVHSWNTEHGTRRESCFSCPVHCHSAYAVKDGYPTRGGGPEYETTTALGHKCDVTDDRAVLKLNSMCNDYGLDTVEFGALCSTLMELRERNIIDRDYLNGLDMQFGNADAMIELMPQVVFRKGLGKTLADGPWRVCKRLGEEALHSCYHQKGMCATGVETRSTIGSMLQFAVSPRGSHHLNGLPTAEWVNIPDIAIKVAGYKEAGDVRSYHPQAKANLVKYYEDMFFLSDSLGICKFNFGHLAYWHDSGKDLDYMYDQIIKSIYYATGIQYTVKELFQIFDRSNQIERASIVMRGCRRKDDQPNWKCLHESCPGQHPVGPIPLPPIDSKKYNRVLDAYYEARGWDKETGIPKTRQLKKRGLDFVAQKMNAALPHA from the coding sequence ATGAAGGACACTGTTTACGGGAATATGGGTACAATTCTCCGCGTGGATCTTAGCACGGGGAAAATCATTCGCGAAGACTCCACCCCATACCTGAAAGACTGGATAGGCGGCCGTTGTCTCGCCCATTATCTGCTTTTTAACGAACTCGACGTAGCACGAGTTGGCCCACTTTCTCCAGAAAATCGAATCTACATTGGCACGGGTCCCCTTGCAGGGACCACCTTCCCAAGTTCCGGGCGAACACACGCCTGCTTTATCGCCCCACTCAATTATTCCGGCTGGGGCGACTCGAACTGTGGCGGTCACTTTGGCCCAGCCCTCAAGCGTTGCGGCTTTGACATGCTGGTTCTTTCCGGAAAGGCCCCAAAACCTGTTTATCTGCATATCAAAAACGACGACATCAAGCTTGTCCCGGCAGAAGACTTATGGGGCAAGGGCACCATAGACACTCAGGCGGAACTCATTGCCCGACACGGTGAGCGCTGCAAACTTCTGTGCATCGGGCAGGCAGGAGAACACCAGGTTCTCTTTGCCAACGTCCGTACAGAAATGACCAACTCAATGGGACGCTGTGGACTGGGGGCTGTCTTTGGCTCCAAGAACCTCAAGGCCGTCGCAGCACAGGGCACCAAGCCAATTCGTCTCTTTAAGCCCAAAGAATATTACGCGGTCACGAAACAGCTTCGCGATGACCTCCTTGACCCCAAATTCGGCAAAGTTCACAGCGCGACATATAAAGTCATGTCAAACTGGGGCACGCCGGGCATTACAAATCTTATTGGCACAACGGGGATGGTTCCCATTCGCAACTGGCAGCAATGCGGCATTGACCCCAAATTCTCACGACTGGTCCACAGCTGGAATACGGAACACGGAACTCGCAGGGAATCCTGCTTTTCTTGCCCTGTACACTGTCACTCCGCCTATGCAGTCAAAGACGGCTACCCTACTCGAGGTGGAGGGCCAGAATACGAAACAACCACAGCACTGGGCCACAAATGTGACGTGACAGATGACCGGGCCGTACTCAAGCTCAACAGCATGTGTAATGATTATGGCCTTGATACGGTAGAATTTGGGGCGCTCTGCTCAACGCTCATGGAATTGCGGGAACGAAACATTATTGACCGGGACTACCTGAATGGCCTCGACATGCAATTTGGCAACGCCGATGCCATGATCGAACTCATGCCGCAAGTCGTGTTCCGAAAGGGTCTGGGCAAAACACTCGCTGATGGTCCCTGGAGGGTCTGCAAGCGCCTTGGGGAAGAAGCACTTCATTCCTGCTATCACCAGAAAGGCATGTGCGCCACGGGAGTCGAAACACGCTCCACCATTGGCTCCATGCTTCAGTTTGCAGTTTCACCTCGCGGTTCACACCATCTGAACGGACTTCCGACAGCCGAATGGGTGAATATCCCAGATATTGCGATCAAGGTTGCCGGATACAAGGAAGCAGGAGACGTCCGCTCCTACCACCCACAGGCCAAGGCAAATCTCGTGAAATATTATGAAGACATGTTCTTCCTTTCCGACAGCCTTGGCATCTGTAAATTCAACTTTGGGCACCTTGCCTACTGGCATGACTCCGGCAAGGACCTTGATTACATGTATGACCAGATTATCAAATCCATTTATTACGCCACGGGAATACAGTATACAGTCAAGGAACTGTTCCAGATATTCGATCGGAGCAATCAGATTGAACGGGCAAGCATTGTTATGCGAGGCTGCCGACGCAAGGACGATCAGCCCAACTGGAAATGCCTCCACGAATCCTGCCCTGGACAGCATCCTGTCGGACCGATTCCCCTCCCACCCATTGACTCAAAAAAGTACAACCGAGTTCTGGATGCCTATTATGAGGCCAGAGGCTGGGACAAAGAGACTGGCATTCCCAAAACCCGCCAGCTCAAAAAACGGGGATTAGACTTTGTCGCCCAAAAAATGAACGCGGCACTTCCTCACGCATAA